The Malus domestica chromosome 13, GDT2T_hap1 genome includes a window with the following:
- the LOC103426163 gene encoding cell number regulator 6-like — MADGTAHSRYVKLTKDQAPAEDIKPGELNRPIEVPQLNVHRCHECGQPLPESYQPPGDEPWTTGIFGCAEDRESCLTGLFCPCVLFGRNVESLRDDTPWNRPCICHAVCIEGGMALAALTAIFHDIDPRTSFLICECLLFSWWMCGVYTGLVLQSLQKKYHLQNSPCDLCLTHCCLHWCALCQEHREMKGCLSDNAVMPMTVVNPPQVQQMKSADDNQDSASPPTNTIQAYLPLFRPTTRRSSDSSTSKSYHSYLCNIQPNRAPPSRCWTVVPTLSPRCLILHQTPPAAHGAHTRSKLGCALGIDSFHHSAWAPSSSSL; from the coding sequence ATGGCGGACGGAACTGCGCACTCGCGGTATGTGAAGCTGACAAAGGATCAAGCGCCGGCCGAGGACATTAAGCCCGGCGAGCTCAATCGGCCCATCGAAGTTCCCCAGTTGAATGTTCACAGGTGTCATGAATGCGGACAACCTTTACCCGAGAGCTATCAGCCCCCTGGAGATGAGCCTTGGACAACCGGAATTTTTGGCTGTGCTGAAGATAGAGAAAGTTGCTTGACAGGGTTATTTTGTCCATGTGTTCTGTTTGGGCGCAATGTTGAGAGCCTAAGAGACGATACCCCTTGGAACAGACCATGCATTTGTCATGCCGTTTGTATTGAAGGTGGTATGGCTCTGGCAGCATTAACTGCAATCTTCCATGACATTGACCCAAGGACTTCATTTCTTATTTGCGAGTGTCTGTTATTTTCTTGGTGGATGTGTGGGGTATATACAGGTCTTGTCTTGCAATCCTTGCAGAAGAAGTATCATCTACAGAACTCGCCGTGTGACCTATGCTTGACACACTGCTGCTTGCACTGGTGCGCCTTGTGCCAAGAGCACAGGGAGATGAAGGGATGCCTCTCGGACAATGCTGTGATGCCAATGACCGTCGTCAACCCACCCCAAGTTCAACAGATGAAGTCTGCTGACGACAACCAGGACTCCGCTTCACCACCGACAAACACCATCCAAGCTTACCTACCGCTCTTCCGCCCTACGACACGTCGCTCAAGCGACTCGAGCACCTCGAAATCGTACCATAGCTATCTCTGCAACATCCAGCCCAACAGAGCTCCACCTTCGAGATGCTGGACGGTGGTGCCAACTCTGTCGCCGCGTTGTCTGATTCTCCACCAGACCCCACCTGCTGCACATGGTGCGCACACCCGGAGCAAGCTGGGCTGCGCTCTCGGCATCGACTCTTTCCACCACAGCGCCTGGGCTCCCTCGAGCTCGTCGCTATGA